The following are from one region of the Thiocapsa rosea genome:
- a CDS encoding S8 family serine peptidase, producing MASPMAGFVSRFIVLSLFCLVPAIIQAGQEPTDPRSDLDTPPSVLTDRLASNAKLLDSSAVLADFRAGLPETQVIVSLRPTAAAEVLAAQSLLSAEVPEGLDGESDAVFYDLQNESIRVDLSNAVTEEVERVLGEIAGPGVQVTQRFSYQFGFAARVTPDALDAIARHPDVVRIEHDWQLEPQLRQGLPLMNAVTPRSTYNGSGISIAVTDTGIDTSHPMLGGGGQPIFNAKVIGGRDTGDNDNDPRPHPTLGNAHGTAAAGIAAGNLGTVGDYIGGVAPGAKLYAIKISSGNTGSATTSAMIAGWEWAITNKNSDPANPILVINTSFGGGFFSGQTACNSAVPAMTTAAANAVAAGITIFVSSGNDGFCNGTGWPACISHVNSVGAVYDANVGSKGWCVASTSCATKEQNPGCPTGWAAFENALSNRVTAYSNSASFLTMFAPSNDAYSPDIRGAGGYTSGDYTPTFGGTSAAAPYAAGAAAVLQSAAKARTGAFLTPSQVRQYLTTNGDPVTDGKVAITKPRVNLARAVDALPSPPTLRTVTATAGTGGSVTPSLRIVNQGSTASFTVTANTGYTRNNAVVGTCPPGGWSGNVYTTGAIASNCAVSFSFTPIIIVTRTVTATAGPGGSVTPTSRLVLLGATASFTVTANTGFTRNTAVGGTCPAGGWSGSTYTTGAVTANCAVSFSFTAIAGSGMSNGLFNPATSTFYLRNANSAGPANTVFGFGPPGRGWRPLTGDWNGNGQTTVGLYNPVTSSFYLRNANSGGAAEVSFGFGPAGRGWTPLTGDWNGNGRTTVGLYNPAASTFYLRNANSGGAADVSFSFGPGGRGWLPLTGDWNGNGLTTIGLYNPGTSTFYLRNANSGGAADISFGFGPAGRGWLPLTGDWNGNGQTTVGLFNPSTSAFYLRNANSGGAADVVFGFGPGGAGWTPISGKWTP from the coding sequence ATGGCATCGCCAATGGCAGGTTTCGTCAGCCGTTTTATCGTTTTGTCGCTCTTTTGTCTTGTACCCGCAATCATCCAGGCCGGCCAGGAACCCACTGACCCGAGGTCGGACCTCGACACGCCCCCATCGGTCCTGACCGACCGCCTTGCGAGTAACGCCAAGCTGCTCGACTCATCGGCCGTGTTGGCCGACTTTCGGGCAGGCTTGCCCGAAACCCAGGTGATCGTGTCACTTCGCCCGACGGCGGCAGCCGAGGTCTTGGCCGCTCAGTCGTTGTTGTCCGCCGAGGTACCCGAGGGTCTAGACGGGGAGAGCGACGCCGTCTTCTACGACCTTCAGAACGAGTCCATCCGGGTTGATCTCTCGAATGCCGTGACCGAGGAGGTCGAGCGGGTGCTCGGCGAGATCGCGGGTCCGGGCGTTCAGGTGACCCAGCGCTTCTCGTACCAGTTCGGCTTCGCTGCGCGGGTTACTCCGGACGCTTTAGACGCGATTGCACGCCACCCCGATGTCGTCCGGATCGAGCATGACTGGCAGTTGGAGCCGCAGCTCCGACAGGGCTTGCCGCTGATGAATGCGGTCACGCCGCGCAGCACCTACAACGGCAGCGGGATCAGCATCGCCGTGACCGACACCGGCATCGACACCAGCCATCCCATGCTGGGCGGGGGCGGCCAACCGATCTTCAACGCCAAGGTCATCGGCGGGCGAGACACCGGAGACAACGACAACGATCCACGGCCGCACCCTACGCTCGGCAACGCACATGGAACCGCCGCCGCCGGTATTGCAGCCGGCAACCTGGGTACCGTCGGCGATTACATCGGGGGGGTCGCACCCGGGGCCAAGCTTTACGCGATCAAGATCTCTTCCGGGAACACCGGCTCCGCAACGACGTCGGCGATGATTGCCGGTTGGGAGTGGGCCATCACCAACAAGAACAGCGATCCCGCAAACCCGATCCTGGTGATCAATACCAGCTTCGGGGGAGGCTTTTTCTCCGGTCAGACCGCCTGCAACAGCGCCGTTCCGGCCATGACGACCGCTGCCGCAAACGCCGTCGCTGCAGGAATCACGATCTTCGTTTCCTCCGGAAACGATGGATTCTGCAATGGTACCGGTTGGCCGGCATGTATCTCCCATGTCAATTCGGTCGGTGCCGTCTATGACGCCAATGTCGGCTCTAAAGGCTGGTGTGTCGCGTCGACCTCTTGCGCCACGAAAGAGCAGAATCCCGGCTGTCCCACGGGCTGGGCAGCCTTCGAGAACGCCTTGTCCAATCGGGTGACGGCATACTCCAACTCGGCCTCTTTCTTGACCATGTTCGCCCCATCGAACGATGCCTACAGCCCGGATATCAGGGGAGCGGGCGGATACACTTCCGGAGACTACACACCCACCTTCGGCGGTACCTCGGCGGCTGCGCCTTACGCCGCGGGAGCGGCAGCGGTCCTGCAGAGTGCCGCCAAGGCGAGAACGGGCGCCTTTCTCACCCCGTCACAGGTCCGCCAGTATCTGACCACCAACGGCGATCCCGTGACCGACGGCAAGGTTGCCATCACCAAACCGCGCGTCAACCTGGCCCGAGCCGTGGACGCCTTGCCGTCCCCGCCCACGCTGCGCACCGTCACCGCGACGGCCGGGACGGGCGGGAGCGTAACGCCTTCCTTGCGAATCGTGAACCAGGGCTCGACGGCAAGCTTCACAGTTACCGCCAATACCGGGTACACGCGAAACAACGCGGTGGTTGGAACTTGCCCTCCAGGGGGCTGGAGCGGCAACGTCTATACGACCGGAGCGATCGCCAGCAACTGTGCCGTCAGCTTTAGTTTCACGCCGATCATCATCGTCACTCGCACCGTCACCGCAACCGCCGGACCCGGCGGTAGCGTCACACCAACCTCACGGCTCGTGCTGCTGGGCGCGACTGCCAGTTTCACAGTCACGGCCAATACCGGCTTCACGCGCAACACTGCAGTCGGCGGCACCTGCCCGGCAGGCGGCTGGAGCGGTAGCACCTATACGACAGGAGCCGTGACGGCAAACTGCGCGGTGAGCTTCAGCTTCACCGCCATCGCCGGATCGGGAATGAGCAACGGGCTCTTCAATCCCGCGACAAGTACATTCTATCTGCGCAATGCCAATAGTGCGGGACCGGCCAACACCGTCTTCGGCTTTGGTCCTCCCGGGCGGGGCTGGAGGCCGCTGACGGGGGACTGGAACGGGAACGGCCAGACGACGGTCGGCCTGTACAACCCGGTGACAAGCTCGTTTTACCTCCGCAACGCCAACAGCGGGGGAGCTGCGGAGGTGAGCTTCGGCTTCGGGCCTGCGGGGCGCGGGTGGACGCCCTTGACCGGTGATTGGAACGGCAATGGCCGGACCACGGTCGGTCTTTACAATCCGGCGGCGAGCACTTTCTATCTCCGCAATGCCAACAGCGGTGGAGCTGCGGACGTCAGCTTCAGCTTCGGACCTGGCGGGCGCGGCTGGCTGCCGTTGACCGGTGATTGGAATGGCAACGGTCTGACGACGATCGGTCTGTACAATCCGGGCACGAGCACCTTCTATCTCCGCAATGCCAACAGCGGGGGAGCTGCGGATATCAGCTTCGGCTTCGGGCCTGCCGGACGCGGTTGGTTGCCGTTGACCGGTGACTGGAACGGCAACGGCCAGACGACAGTCGGGCTTTTTAATCCTTCGACCAGTGCCTTCTATCTCCGCAATGCAAACAGTGGAGGTGCTGCCGATGTGGTCTTCGGCTTCGGCCCCGGAGGCGCGGGTTGGACACCCATCTCGGGAAAATGGACGCCTTAG
- a CDS encoding choice-of-anchor Q domain-containing protein codes for MNALRSRRPNTLGSRLVNIAAVLAISAASLTLLPTTAHAATFTVTNLNDSGLGSLRQAIRDANANVQTGADTIRFQAGLRGDIVLLTQLPSISRDLNIVGPGADTLTIFPNRQSDGLVIRSDRTVTISGLRITNARIGVNNDGILTVNNCEISGNFSSGLSNRGYNARLTLNRSLVSENRGRGINNEVGGSLIVNESTLVDNITTSSFGGGGIYSSNSATMLTVINSTLNGNSAPNGPGGGVTMGSANNVTFYNNTLSGNTAERGGALSVSGGLAVANSTITGNLATREGGGIYVDGVLFISNSIVAGNRTTAMGNTGIEIIRPSTRGTFTSRGYNLFGQNGVSGLTNVTPSAGDLILSGSIATAVVALSNNGGPTRTHLPVSGGPAVNGGSNSLIPAGVGRDQRGAPRVTGGNVDIGSVELGVPPRADHVGLHNPGAGAFFLRYSHSGGAADASFRFGPSGSDWRPLTGDWNGNGQDTVGLYDPARGVFYLRNTIGGGVADLSFGFGPSGRAWRPLSGDWNGNGRAGVGLYDPATGSFFLRNTLGGGAADYGFRFGPAGRNWIPLSGDWDGDGRTTIGLYDPLDGTFHLRNSLSGGVASVSFRFGPAGRNWVPLSGDWNGDGQTTIGLYDPVSGSYYLRNRLSGGTADLSFRFGPAPSSWTPLSGTWQLPGTAGNDIDSALLEAADALNEDAALPFSRALDPSELPTSLQTRLTEAQAEARDAYSGADGGWIVFVTDTALVAEDTNGTTDVYGYDPLADTLALVSRGTDGRAGNGASFGAHLDGAGMRMVFVSEASNLVADDINGAADVFLYEAAFDHIHRISRNSFGEAADGASRAARLSADGRHVAFVSAATNLAEDSLDGGEALFAHELASGLTQRIELD; via the coding sequence ATGAACGCGCTTCGCAGCAGACGTCCCAACACGCTCGGATCTCGGCTCGTCAACATCGCCGCTGTTCTCGCCATCTCGGCAGCCAGCCTTACGCTCTTGCCGACGACGGCACATGCGGCCACCTTTACGGTCACCAACCTAAACGACAGCGGTCTCGGCTCGCTCCGACAAGCCATCCGCGATGCCAACGCGAATGTTCAGACAGGGGCCGATACGATCCGATTTCAGGCCGGCCTCAGGGGCGACATCGTGCTCCTGACGCAGCTCCCATCGATTTCGCGCGATCTGAACATCGTCGGCCCGGGTGCCGACACGCTCACGATATTTCCCAATCGTCAGTCCGATGGCTTAGTGATCAGGTCGGATCGGACCGTCACGATATCGGGACTGCGAATCACGAACGCACGCATTGGCGTCAATAATGACGGCATCTTGACGGTCAACAACTGCGAGATTTCGGGGAATTTCAGTTCCGGCCTATCCAATCGCGGCTACAACGCCAGGCTCACCCTCAATCGCAGCCTAGTGTCCGAGAACCGGGGCAGGGGCATCAACAACGAGGTCGGCGGCAGCTTGATCGTCAACGAAAGCACCCTGGTCGACAATATAACGACAAGCAGCTTCGGCGGTGGCGGCATCTACAGCAGCAACTCTGCAACCATGCTGACCGTCATCAACAGCACACTTAACGGGAACTCGGCCCCCAATGGTCCCGGAGGTGGCGTGACGATGGGCTCGGCGAACAACGTCACTTTCTACAACAACACCTTGTCCGGAAATACCGCGGAGCGAGGCGGCGCCTTGTCCGTCTCCGGCGGACTGGCTGTTGCCAACTCGACCATCACCGGCAACCTCGCAACACGCGAGGGAGGAGGAATTTACGTAGACGGGGTCTTGTTCATCTCCAACTCCATCGTGGCCGGCAATCGCACCACGGCCATGGGCAACACGGGCATCGAGATCATCCGACCCTCGACGCGTGGTACCTTCACCTCCCGCGGGTACAACCTTTTCGGTCAGAACGGCGTCTCCGGGCTCACGAACGTCACGCCCAGCGCCGGCGATCTGATCCTCTCCGGCTCGATCGCGACCGCAGTAGTCGCCCTGAGCAACAACGGCGGCCCGACCAGAACGCATCTCCCGGTTTCCGGCGGCCCTGCCGTCAACGGCGGCAGCAACAGCCTAATTCCAGCCGGAGTCGGGAGAGACCAGCGGGGTGCGCCTCGAGTGACCGGGGGTAACGTCGATATCGGCTCGGTCGAGCTCGGCGTGCCCCCCCGAGCAGACCATGTCGGTCTGCACAATCCCGGCGCGGGGGCCTTCTTCCTACGCTACAGCCACAGTGGCGGCGCGGCGGACGCAAGCTTCAGATTCGGCCCGTCAGGATCGGATTGGCGCCCGCTGACGGGGGATTGGAACGGCAACGGACAGGATACCGTCGGGCTCTACGATCCGGCGCGGGGGGTGTTTTATCTCCGGAATACTATCGGGGGCGGCGTAGCCGATCTCAGCTTTGGGTTCGGTCCGTCGGGGCGCGCCTGGCGACCCTTGAGCGGTGACTGGAACGGCAACGGGCGAGCCGGCGTCGGTCTCTACGACCCGGCAACCGGGAGCTTTTTTCTCCGAAACACGCTTGGCGGCGGGGCAGCCGATTACGGCTTCAGGTTCGGTCCGGCGGGGCGCAACTGGATTCCCTTGAGCGGGGACTGGGACGGCGACGGACGAACCACCATCGGCCTGTACGATCCGCTTGACGGAACCTTCCATCTTCGCAACAGCCTCAGCGGCGGGGTTGCGTCCGTGAGCTTCCGGTTTGGTCCGGCCGGGCGCAACTGGGTCCCCTTGAGCGGAGATTGGAACGGCGACGGACAAACCACCATCGGGCTGTACGACCCGGTTTCAGGCAGCTACTACCTGCGCAACAGATTAAGCGGCGGGACCGCCGACCTGAGCTTCCGATTTGGCCCGGCACCATCGAGCTGGACACCGCTGAGCGGGACATGGCAGCTCCCGGGCACGGCGGGCAACGATATCGATTCGGCTTTGCTCGAGGCAGCCGACGCCTTGAACGAGGATGCGGCCCTGCCATTCTCCCGCGCGCTCGATCCTTCCGAGCTGCCGACCTCCTTGCAGACGCGATTGACCGAGGCACAAGCGGAAGCTCGGGACGCCTACTCCGGCGCCGACGGCGGTTGGATCGTCTTCGTGACCGACACGGCTCTGGTGGCGGAGGATACGAACGGCACGACGGATGTGTACGGATATGACCCGCTCGCCGACACCCTCGCCTTGGTCAGCCGCGGCACGGACGGGCGCGCCGGCAACGGAGCAAGCTTCGGGGCGCACCTCGACGGTGCCGGTATGCGGATGGTATTCGTCTCCGAGGCGAGCAACCTGGTAGCAGACGACATCAACGGTGCGGCCGATGTGTTCCTTTACGAGGCGGCGTTCGACCACATCCATCGCATCAGCCGGAACAGCTTCGGCGAGGCTGCCGACGGTGCCAGCCGTGCTGCGCGATTGAGTGCCGACGGCCGCCATGTCGCCTTCGTCTCTGCGGCGACCAACCTGGCGGAGGACAGCCTCGATGGAGGGGAGGCCCTGTTCGCGCACGAGCTGGCTAGCGGCTTGACCCAACGGATCGAGCTCGACTGA
- a CDS encoding pre-peptidase C-terminal domain-containing protein yields the protein MANFSLVPVGGTNPTLSGRVTRSDTGAGLAGVTVSCNNSGGTGTTNSSGDYSISVTQGWSGTCTPATTSGGTFSPASRSYTNVTATQSGQNYTWAGTSGCQVIGNGQVVSALSGASGSERLYCIDVPSAQNSLSVRTWGGTGDMDLYVRRGTAPTTSTFDCRSWATGNAETCQIPSPVGGRFHILLQGYSAYSGASLQANFAGTASNGSGPGLYNPAVGAFFLRNSNSAGSADVSFGFGPAGRGWRALSGDWNSNGQSTVGLYDPGAGRFYLRNSHGGGAADVSFGFGPGGRNWRALSGDWDGNGSDTVGLYDPATGGFYLRNSLSGGTAHHSFRFGPAGRNWLPLAGDWSGDGISTVGLYDPATGAFYLRNSHGGGAADASFRFGPAGRAWVPLAGDWNGNGRHTIGLYDPATGSFHLRNGLSGGAADVTFRFGPAPSSWMPLSGRWTRTTIGAVPTWTDMDVAVGAGVTEEWVSVMPARVTKASQLPAGLRSRLLAAEATIRDVYTDTDGVTVVFATAATLLSEDVNGVMDVYAYAPRTDRLSLLSWGADGKSADGPSHSPHLDGAGTRVVFLSAATNLVAGDTNGVVDVFVHELESGLTLRVSESSFGEAAHATSQTARLSADGAWVVYASAADTLVEGDANGVTDVFVHKLESGLTDRVSLDESGHESTMAATQPTLAHPPLRIAYTRTEGDNASRIHVYAAEHGETRVVAATPEAVQSDPALSDDGRFLAYLARPALDAAPTAIWVETFDGSARARLAWPRTWDGLSPRLDFSPDGRTLRLWDAAALLDATAAGADAHVLANPLAPTLR from the coding sequence ATGGCAAATTTCAGCCTTGTCCCGGTCGGCGGCACCAATCCAACCTTGTCCGGTCGTGTGACGCGTTCGGATACGGGTGCGGGCTTGGCCGGTGTCACGGTGAGCTGTAACAACAGCGGCGGAACCGGCACGACAAATTCCTCGGGCGATTACAGTATCTCGGTCACTCAAGGCTGGAGCGGTACCTGTACGCCCGCCACAACAAGCGGCGGTACCTTCAGTCCTGCGAGCCGCAGTTACACGAACGTGACGGCAACCCAAAGCGGGCAAAATTACACTTGGGCCGGGACATCCGGCTGTCAGGTCATCGGCAACGGACAAGTGGTCTCGGCATTGAGCGGGGCGAGCGGGTCTGAACGACTCTACTGCATCGATGTACCGAGCGCTCAAAACAGCCTTAGCGTGCGGACCTGGGGCGGTACCGGCGACATGGATCTCTATGTTCGGCGAGGCACTGCACCGACAACCTCGACGTTTGATTGTCGCTCATGGGCGACCGGAAACGCGGAGACCTGTCAAATCCCCAGCCCTGTGGGCGGTCGCTTCCACATCCTGTTGCAGGGTTATAGTGCTTACTCGGGCGCAAGCCTACAAGCAAACTTCGCGGGCACAGCCAGCAACGGCTCGGGCCCCGGGCTCTATAACCCGGCTGTAGGTGCCTTCTTCCTGCGCAACAGCAACAGCGCCGGCAGTGCCGATGTGAGCTTCGGTTTCGGCCCGGCCGGTCGAGGGTGGCGAGCCTTGAGCGGGGATTGGAACAGCAACGGACAGAGTACGGTAGGGCTCTACGATCCGGGCGCAGGACGCTTCTACCTGCGCAACAGTCACGGCGGCGGCGCGGCGGACGTCAGCTTCGGTTTTGGCCCGGGCGGGCGCAATTGGCGTGCGCTGAGCGGTGACTGGGACGGCAACGGGAGCGACACGGTGGGTTTGTACGATCCCGCGACCGGAGGCTTCTACCTACGCAACAGCTTGAGTGGAGGCACCGCGCATCACAGCTTCCGGTTCGGCCCGGCGGGGCGCAACTGGCTGCCCTTGGCCGGAGATTGGAGCGGCGACGGGATAAGCACTGTTGGACTTTATGACCCCGCGACCGGCGCCTTCTATTTGCGCAACAGCCACGGGGGCGGCGCCGCGGACGCGAGCTTCCGCTTTGGCCCTGCTGGACGCGCATGGGTCCCGTTGGCCGGAGACTGGAATGGCAACGGACGCCACACGATTGGCCTATATGACCCGGCAACCGGCAGCTTCCATCTGCGCAACGGCCTATCCGGCGGCGCAGCGGACGTGACCTTCCGCTTTGGTCCGGCACCTTCGAGCTGGATGCCGCTGAGCGGGCGTTGGACGCGGACGACGATCGGCGCGGTGCCCACCTGGACCGACATGGATGTGGCCGTGGGCGCCGGCGTCACAGAAGAGTGGGTAAGCGTCATGCCCGCTCGGGTCACCAAAGCGTCGCAGCTTCCTGCTGGCCTAAGGAGTCGGCTGCTCGCAGCGGAGGCGACGATCCGAGATGTGTACACCGACACCGACGGCGTGACCGTCGTCTTCGCCACTGCGGCCACGCTGCTGAGCGAGGACGTCAACGGAGTGATGGACGTCTATGCCTACGCGCCGCGAACAGATCGGCTCAGTCTGCTCAGTTGGGGCGCCGACGGAAAGAGCGCCGACGGACCGAGCCACAGCCCGCATCTGGACGGGGCCGGCACGAGGGTGGTGTTCTTGTCTGCAGCCACAAACCTCGTGGCGGGCGATACCAATGGCGTGGTCGACGTGTTCGTGCATGAGCTGGAGAGCGGCTTGACCCTGCGGGTCAGCGAGAGCAGCTTCGGCGAGGCGGCGCACGCGACGAGCCAGACAGCCCGGCTGAGCGCGGATGGAGCCTGGGTGGTCTACGCCTCGGCGGCCGATACACTGGTGGAGGGGGATGCCAACGGGGTGACCGACGTGTTCGTGCACAAGCTGGAGAGCGGTCTAACGGACCGGGTGAGTCTTGATGAATCCGGGCACGAGAGCACCATGGCGGCGACACAGCCGACGTTGGCGCATCCGCCGCTGCGCATCGCCTACACGCGCACGGAAGGCGACAACGCCTCTCGCATCCATGTCTATGCCGCCGAGCATGGGGAGACCCGGGTCGTGGCGGCGACGCCGGAGGCAGTGCAGAGCGACCCCGCGCTCAGTGACGACGGCCGTTTTCTGGCCTATCTGGCGCGGCCGGCACTTGATGCCGCCCCGACGGCGATCTGGGTCGAGACGTTTGACGGTTCCGCGCGTGCACGGCTGGCCTGGCCGAGGACTTGGGATGGGTTGAGCCCTCGCCTGGACTTCTCTCCCGACGGGCGGACCTTGCGGCTTTGGGATGCAGCGGCCCTGCTCGACGCAACTGCAGCGGGCGCGGACGCGCATGTTCTGGCCAACCCGTTGGCACCGACTCTGCGTTGA
- a CDS encoding tetratricopeptide repeat protein: MSRHGARRSKPATPTVAPSAALRGGIAAFQAGRRHEAERLMRKVLESDPDAPDALLILGLLAAGEQRFDEAEVLLRRCVAAAPGYMHAYNNLGNVLMARRRYADAQVCYADAARLAPNNPMPHFNLGNCLREQGRFSGAEDAYRKALALAPDYVDARVNLGNVLREQGFYAEAESLYSDLLAHHPELHEVRLNLGNLYRLTGQLDRAREQYEALLSVQPGHSRAELSRALVLLAERDLEGAEHLIMQVQRAGDTTSHEVLAALCALRMRQGDNAAALEAAMASIAAGGETPVHYLLVAEMLHEIGRRREAMDVLERSRARFGERPRQWSGAMLKNQRQLCDWRGWEDRVPALVQRLRGSDPDAVGSFESLSLPGLAPADLLAVARAYGERFRSWMERGPLSSATAGRDLGGRRLRIGYLSGDFHEHATAYLTASVFEMHDRDRFEVFAYSIGPADRSAMRLRLMAAFEHFEDIRNLGHLDAARRIAADGIDILVDLKGYTRDARPEILALRPAPIQVNWLGFPGSMGVPFVDYLIVDPVVVPPEEALCYEEALAYLPDSYQPTDPRRKVAPAVSRSEACLPDDCFVFCCFNNPFKLNPEVFGVWCGLLRDVPNSVLWLYADDDDVRANLSREVAARGLSVERLIFAGKMPQAEHMARVALADLFLDTWPYNAHTTASDALWAGVPVLTCMGGTFPSRVAASVLSAAGVKELITADPGEYRALALRLARSPEILAGFRMRLSAARAVAALFDPARFTNSLEDLYGRMWARHAEGLRPELLAFETG, translated from the coding sequence GTGAGTCGTCATGGCGCGCGCAGATCAAAGCCCGCGACGCCGACCGTCGCTCCCTCCGCCGCGCTGCGCGGAGGCATTGCCGCTTTCCAGGCCGGGCGAAGGCATGAGGCGGAACGGCTGATGCGCAAGGTCCTCGAGAGTGATCCTGATGCACCGGATGCCTTGCTGATCCTCGGTCTTTTAGCTGCTGGCGAGCAACGATTCGACGAGGCAGAGGTGTTGCTCCGGCGATGTGTTGCCGCTGCGCCCGGTTACATGCATGCCTACAACAACCTGGGTAATGTCTTGATGGCACGCCGCCGGTACGCCGATGCCCAAGTCTGCTATGCCGACGCTGCGCGACTCGCGCCGAATAACCCAATGCCGCACTTCAATTTGGGTAATTGCTTGCGTGAACAAGGCCGTTTCTCAGGCGCGGAGGATGCGTACCGGAAGGCGCTAGCCCTTGCTCCGGACTATGTCGATGCGCGTGTCAATTTGGGCAATGTCCTGCGTGAGCAGGGGTTTTATGCCGAGGCGGAGTCACTCTACTCGGATCTTCTTGCGCATCACCCGGAGCTGCACGAGGTTCGCCTGAATCTCGGCAACCTTTATCGCCTGACTGGACAGCTCGACCGGGCCCGCGAGCAGTACGAAGCCTTGCTGAGTGTCCAGCCCGGGCATTCGCGGGCAGAGTTGTCGCGTGCGCTTGTTCTTCTGGCGGAGCGGGATCTCGAGGGTGCCGAGCATCTGATCATGCAGGTTCAGCGCGCCGGCGATACCACGTCCCACGAGGTGCTGGCTGCCTTGTGTGCGCTGCGGATGCGTCAAGGCGATAATGCCGCCGCGCTGGAGGCGGCGATGGCGTCGATTGCCGCCGGGGGCGAGACGCCCGTCCATTACTTGCTCGTTGCCGAGATGCTCCATGAGATCGGGCGACGCCGCGAGGCGATGGATGTGCTGGAGCGCAGCCGGGCGCGCTTTGGCGAGCGTCCCCGCCAATGGTCTGGAGCCATGCTGAAGAATCAGCGCCAACTCTGCGATTGGCGCGGTTGGGAGGATCGGGTGCCGGCTTTGGTGCAGCGTTTACGAGGCTCCGACCCCGATGCGGTTGGTTCTTTCGAGTCGTTGTCGTTGCCGGGTCTCGCCCCAGCCGATCTGCTCGCCGTGGCCCGAGCCTATGGCGAGCGGTTCCGGTCATGGATGGAACGTGGACCGTTGTCTTCAGCAACGGCCGGTCGTGATCTCGGGGGCCGGCGTTTGCGCATTGGCTATCTCTCGGGCGACTTTCACGAGCATGCGACCGCATACCTGACGGCATCGGTGTTCGAGATGCACGATCGAGATCGTTTCGAAGTCTTCGCCTACTCCATCGGTCCGGCCGACCGAAGCGCAATGCGTCTTCGCCTCATGGCCGCCTTCGAGCATTTCGAGGACATCCGCAATCTCGGTCATCTCGACGCTGCACGCCGGATTGCCGCGGACGGTATCGACATCCTTGTCGACTTGAAGGGGTACACGCGAGACGCTCGGCCGGAGATACTGGCGTTGCGCCCGGCGCCGATTCAAGTCAACTGGCTCGGGTTTCCGGGCAGTATGGGTGTGCCCTTTGTCGATTACTTGATCGTCGACCCGGTGGTGGTTCCGCCCGAGGAGGCGTTATGCTACGAGGAGGCGTTGGCGTATCTGCCGGACTCGTACCAGCCGACCGATCCGCGTCGCAAGGTCGCGCCTGCGGTGAGCCGATCTGAGGCATGCCTGCCGGACGATTGTTTCGTTTTCTGTTGCTTCAACAATCCGTTCAAGCTTAACCCCGAGGTGTTCGGCGTTTGGTGCGGGCTTCTCCGTGATGTGCCGAACTCGGTCCTGTGGCTCTACGCCGACGACGATGACGTGCGCGCAAATCTGTCGCGGGAGGTCGCGGCACGAGGCTTGTCCGTCGAGCGTCTGATCTTTGCAGGGAAAATGCCGCAAGCGGAGCACATGGCCCGAGTTGCCCTTGCGGACCTCTTTTTGGACACCTGGCCCTACAACGCACACACTACGGCATCGGATGCTCTTTGGGCCGGGGTACCCGTTCTAACCTGCATGGGCGGTACCTTTCCCTCTCGTGTGGCGGCAAGCGTTCTCTCGGCTGCAGGCGTCAAGGAGTTGATTACTGCCGACCCGGGCGAATACCGGGCGCTCGCCCTTCGTCTGGCCCGGTCCCCGGAGATCCTCGCTGGGTTCCGGATGCGCCTAAGTGCTGCCCGAGCCGTCGCGGCTTTGTTCGATCCCGCGCGTTTTACCAACTCGCTGGAGGACCTTTACGGGCGCATGTGGGCGCGGCATGCGGAAGGCCTTCGCCCGGAGCTTCTGGCCTTCGAGACGGGCTGA